GCTAAGCACGTccgtcctccctccctcccgcctccCCTTCAACATGTCAACAAGCCACCATTGCTCCACGTTGCAGCTCGCCAACTGCCTTGAACACAACATGACTTCAACAGTCCAATTGtcattgtttgaaaagaaTCCAAGCAACCTACCGGTTAAAGGTATGTTTCACTCCGATGTGGACAAGTTCATCGTTGCTCCCTCCAACCTGCAAACAAGCAACACTTTGCTTTCACTTTCACGCGCTCGACAACGGACGCGTTTTTTCGCCTGCCGCCTGCCGCGGTTTGATTCAAACAAGACAAGAGGAGGCACGTCGGCTTACGGTTCGCTCGCTTGATCGTTTTGCAGTCAACAGGTGAGCTTTCGGCACGGCACTGCACTGCACTGCACTGCACTGCAGCCGGGAGCCGCACGACCGAGGAGGCGGAGGCccgggggaggaggaggaggcgggggctGACCGAGAGTTCGACCAACTGAAAGAGGCAGAGCAGTTCcgagcaaactttttttttttttttttaagtttcgATCGTAACGTTTAGCGGCTACGTTCTAATATCCTGTCgttaaatgtgattttctaTTGTGGGAGGTGACACCCTTATGTCATTTGGGACAGCCTGCGTTGCCACAATGATGTGAAACATTTTCCAATTGCTTTATTGCTCCTGTCAGGCGAATAGGTGACAAATGTATACCATTAACAAGATTGACTCACGACGCTTTGCATAACTGCATGTATATGAATAAAGTCTTACTTTTGCTTCATTCTCCAAATCAGCTGAAAGAAGGCTGGCAGATGGCTGaggggacagacagacagacatgcagatggacagacaggtagacagacagacagctggCACCTACTGTCCAGGTTCATAGGACACACAGACATGCTGTATATCTTGCTAAATTCAGCTTATGGCTTGGAATAGGAGACAGGCAGGGGCTGTTCTGTGCTGTAAAGTTGTCTGGAGTGTTGAAAAGGACAGATATGTATCTGTTACGCACAATAATAATGCCTTTGTGTCACCACAGAGACACAAATGGAACCTATCGCATTGAACACCTCCAATAAGATCAGTGTACTTTGTTTGGTTTGAGTGTTTTGACAGCTGAGTTGAATTTGTCAACTTTGAGATATTGTTCAGCCATTTTTCTATGGCCGAAATGTATTCTTCTTATTCTGACAGTTCAGTCCagtcatttgatttgatcaGCTAGTAGAGTAGCAAGCAAATATGGAGCCACTTTGCTTAAAGTTCATTCAACAAGTAGGTGGTAGGTGTGTCAGGTAGGGGCTTCCGCTCCTCTtctacatgcacacacacacaaacctgtCTTACTGGCAGCGCAAGCAAGTTATTGAGGCCGTTGACTCATACTTTAGTCAATGTTTTCAATGTCTGCTGTAGGAACATGACCTACAGTCATTGAGTTCAAGTGCAGGGATTGTGTGGCTATGTTTTCAATTGAAGTCAAATAAGATGCTAGAGTATTTACAAAAATGATCAACAATATGCAATACCTTTGATTCAAGTCCACTCGTGTCCACTCGGCGCTCAAACctactgaagtccacaaaccaGATTTGCAGGCGCTGAAACATCTGCAAGTAGAAAGAAGAGCACTGGAGTTATTTGATGAGtgtaaaacatttgctttttctaAACCATCGTACATGCTAAACCAGTTCAACTGTTACGATCGCATCGCAGCGGAGTCCACGACGGTGATATATCGAGGCCGGCCGGAACAAATCAACGCGTTTGTAAGATGTGTTTTGGCTCAACAGTGACAGGGTTATTTTCCCCATCATCATGTGTTGTGTCCCTCACATTTCAAACATCGTTTTTTTGCCTAATATCCGGTTGTGATTGGCTGAGATCATTGGTGGTCTCGTAGCGATTTTAGAAGGCTTTGGAAGATTCCGGTTTTTCATGATGGTCACATCCTCGGCCAGGCTCTTGGTCAAGCGAGGGTTTCATGTGCGTTCCTCACCGACAGTAGACACCGTCTGACTAGCTGGGAAGTCAACCATCGGTGGTCAGTGCGCGCTTAAGTTACTTGAGTGCCATGCAAACATTGCGGGGACGGCCCACCTAAGCAGTCATGAGCCGGGGAGATGAGGCACtgggtcggtcggtcggtcgggtAGGGTAAAGATCTTCTGGTGAACGCAAGTGTCCAGCCGTTCAGAGCAACCTGATCAGGCAGAAGCAATTGAACAACTCAACACTGCTCTCTTGTGTCTGTATGTAAGtactacaacaacaacaacaaaggctCCAGCGAGTAGAACCGTTCAAAGTGAAAGCCAGCGTTCTTTTTTGAAGTGcctggtggtgctgctggcACTGCCAGTGTTTCATCTGTCAAAGCAATGTCTTTACTGCTGACACTGAATCAACTAGCCGATGAGCGAGCGACCGCATTTTTGCATCGATTGAACTCAACTCAACTGGCATTGTCACATAACACACCGACAATACAAATGCAGTGATCAAATTTCATATTACCATGATTGTTATTAAAGATACAAATCACATCAAATCACATGTCGCTCAAAGCTTTTGATTTCTGAGCTCTGGACTTCATTGGCAGCTGGCACTCCCTTGGTTTGGTCACCACTCGACTTTCCctgaagacaaaagaaaatacaagtattgtttgtgaaatagaaatatttccaaaaaaCATCCGTATTTTGCGATGAACAGGGTATACGGGGAATAATGAGTCAATGTCTTTCCCCCCATTGATTGTCATTCAAAGCGTGACGTGTCAGAAGGACAGGTAGGATGCGACATTTCGCTGGCCGAACTTCCGACTGATGCCTAGGTCTCCATAAATCTATAGATCTACCTGTCCACTCCTTATTCAAAAGGCTTGTAGTTTGCACCCTCTGGCGGTGGCGCTGATGTATTGAAATCCCATCCGATTTCGACTATCGATATGCTTCCCCTGAGTTTAGCAGTTGGACGATCTCTGGGATCATCTCTATTGGTCTTATGTGACGCTCAAAGATGGAGGCGGCCGATGTTAACTTGACACAACCTGTGCAGGATGTTTCCAAGACCGACggatatgagaaaaaatgtattttttgcaaGATTGTTAATCATGAAATGGACACGGACCTTCTCCATTGTGTGAGACTATTTGAATATACCTAGGCTCTAATAGTCGTACGTACTGTACTCGCTAGCGAAATATGTCGATCTAGTCGAGTcacgtccctccctccctccatccagtaccctccctccctccatccagtaccctccctccctccatccagtaccctcccttcctccatcCAGTaccctcccttcctccatccatccagccctccctcccttcctccacaTAGTCATTCCtattccccccctcccttcattCAACGGTTCGGTTCCAAACAATGTCTGCCTCGATTCTGCCCTTCTTTAAGAAGTGCCTTTCATTTACGAGAAGGCACATTGTGGCCGTCTCGTTTCCATACACTTAATTGCTTGTTTGTGCCGCAGCAACACGTACGTTAAGCGAACTTGTCCATTGTTGACTTCAGGATGAGGACATCTCGTGTTTCAGAGACATCAAGCCTGGAGCCCCGCACCATTACCTGGTTGTCCCGACCAAGCATGTCGGAAACTGTAAATCACTCCGCAAACAACACGTACCCCTGGGTAAAGCCACATTTCGTGAGAGATGTTTGAATGACCAGTTGCCTGATAACAAATCATTGTGACAGTGAAACAGATGGTGGAGATAGGGAAGGAAATCCTGCGGAAAAATAACGTGACTGATCTTAGTGATGTCAGGTAAGCAACATAAACGCATCCAATacaatacagtacattttAGAATGCTTGGAGCTTCAAAATCGATACAGGGGAAACACTATCAAAACAGCATAGTAGCAAACGTTTCACTACACAACttgtgctctctctctctctctctctctctctctctctctctctctctctctctctctctctctctctctctctctctctcaaagaTCATTTTGTGGTTCTCAATGAAATGTCCCTTTGCCTGTAGATTTGGCTTCCATTGGCCCCCATTCTGTTCAGTGGCACATCTCCACCTTCACGTGCTGGCTCCCGCCAGCCAGATGAGCTTCATGTCGCGCTTGTTCTACAGACTCAATTCTTACTGGTTCATTACGGTAAGCCGTGCTACTTGTTGAACATTTAACGATGTGTGCTTGTTGAAGTGCTTCTCTGGTTACGCAACATTTCCCTTCCATTCCTAAAGCATGCACGTTAGTTGAAGACTCTGTCAATTGCTCCGAATTATTGTTAAGAAATAGCACctttgcaaacatttcaatGGTTTTCAGGTGGAGCAACTGATCGAGCTTCTCAACTCTAAAGAAGAAAGCAGCTGAAAAATGTACCGTCCCACTTTGCGTCCATGTCCGTGTTTAAATTGAGACAACTGATGAGACATTATGCATCTTCTTTATTTGTCCCCTCCCCAAATAAGCTAAGTTGAAGTGATACCAACTCAGGATTTTAGACCAATTCATACACCCGACCCTTAAAACCGCCGACCCAGGTAGACCCATCTTTgagttgttttgcaaaaagaaACTTCCATCATCACTTTATCATGACATACAGGATCAAACAAATGACAGCTATTTGACATGCTGGGTATTTTGTAACATCGGAAACCAGAGTTGGGGCATCAAGTCGCATCAACTATTTAGAAggcgccttttgtgtggaaaCAAGGAAGTCACTTCAGGTTAAGTATGGTATATTAACGCTTACAAGCAAATTGTCTTGTTCATGTTCACGTGGGAAACTTGATTACATTCTCTGTCTGTAAGTTAGTGGTGTGGTGATGAATTGTATTATACGTTGGCCAACATTAAACAGTAAACTGAACAATTTTCCAGGGAACacaaaactattttaaaaatattaattgattgatttttttttttttctatctgcGGTGGAGTCGTGAAATTAGAAAATGACTCTTGCGCTTGCATTGGAATATCTCATTGATATAGCAAGTTTGTGGCATATTATAGCATGCCATCGAAAAGACCAAGTCCgaaaagaaatgtcaattTCAGCGGTGTAGCCTACTCATTTATGTTGAGCGCTGCATGTTAATGGAATGAAATTGTGAGGAATTGTAAAATGGATGCACTTTAAGAGGCCTTGATATATTCTGAATAAACTCTGTATTAAACTGTATTTCACTGGTCATTCATGACTTTACAATCACCAACCAGACTGTCATTTGTTTCTTCTGGATACGTATTGCGCCAAAGTTGCTAGCTATGCTTGCATTTGCCATCAACTAcgtacatttgttttgatgatAACAGACAGCCAAACGACAGTTTTGCATCCTTATCTCACACCATTCATTTCAGCCAAGTGATGACAATAAGTGTTGACTTCCAAACCAAAGCATGCTCCTTGACCCCCGTTATGGTCGTTGCAACAAAGTAATCCCAAGGTGGTCATGTCATCCTTCCCTTGCCACAGCATCTCCCCCTCAAAGTACctacacagaacattctgaaggacacttcccaccctggccactcccttttcgaactgttgccatcaggcagacgctacacatcaattaggtcaaggactagcagattcgccaacagtttttaccctacagcggtagtcacattgaatgccgctcaaagaaaatgattatgtctgtgtatgttcttctgtgggtttttagcttgtatttttttaatctttttattctattttttttattttttatttcatgcactgatcggttggcactttttaaatttcgttgtacatgtgtgacaatgacaataaagatcgaTTCGATTCGATTCTAAAGTCAAGCAGCTTGTGCTTGCGGGCCCTTCGAAGAATCCCCACCACCAGTTTGTTGGAGATAGTCACATAATGCTCAAACAGCTTGCCAAAATCTACCTACCGACCGAGATGCCATGGTTGCGGCCCTGCACCACCTCACACAACTCCACACAACCGGACCTCTCTGCTGATGCCCGTACGCGCAATTACCACTCGGTGGGtcctctcctcttctctcCTCTCCCCAGCTTTGTTTCCAGTCGGGCGTATTTTGAGTCACAACAAACATGGCAGCCCCCTGTCGACGTGCATGCCTTCCATACTTATTTCATCTTGCTCAAGACAACTTGGACTTCAGGTTACCGGTAAATTGGTAGAAAGTGACATGAAGTCCGTCCTGCTGTTTTGATAAGAATGCATATGTGTTCTTTTAGCGGAGCTACAGACGAGATCAGTCTGCAGTCGTGCGTTTGCTGTCTTCTGCAATCGGTGCGAAGCCCtcgtttttgtcatttaagtgTGTCAACCTTTGCCTACTGTGGGACGGACTTTGTGTATCTGAATActataacaataacaataaccTAGGTTATCCCCATGAAGCAGGATTTAAGGGTAGACCTGGCGGTGAGACAacaatggatgttttttttcttttcttttcttttcttcctcaccaTTTACTTCGGTGTCACTCATCATTCGTCTATCACTACTGGTGCAATAATAGAGTACTGCTAAAAGGCGTGTGTTATTAGTGTAAAAATATGGATGTATGAGTGAATATAATGTCTCCAGGAAATCGAGGCTCTGCTGGCTCTCAGAGGAAAACGTTTCAGTCCTTGGACAAACTTTAAGGAAAAGGTATCCGTAACAACCGATTTTCTAATAAGGATGGGTGACAGTGCAAATGATTCCATTTGAAGTTAGATATCAAGTTAACATCATTTGAACTCTTTCCAAGTGTCCTTTCTGGTGTCTGGAGGATTTGACCGAAGATGACGTCTGCTGCGTCATGGCTCGATCCGTTTGTGCAAAGTACGCCTTTTTAGTCTTGCATTGCTGTGTGCTTACACTGATGACAATGTTTTCACCGTTTGCCATTCCTGAGCTATCTATTCTCTAATGTGTTGTGCATACGTGGAGGTCTGCGTTTGAGCTGTGGGGCCATGGAAGAAACCACAATGAGCTCAGAACATCCTTACTGAGCTACCCGGTCGAAAAGATGGTGAGTGACACGCACGTTTTGCTGTGTGTTCAATCCACTTTATGCTTCTACTAAAACATTCCTTTTCCGCTTGCAGTTGCCGTTCTTGCGTAAGGACTCAACCTACAGAATAAACGTTTACACCTTCAACAAAAGCCTGGACTTCACCGAGCGAGTGAAACGAATCgatgtgagtgtgaataaGAATGTGCGTTGAAATCAAACGATTTGCATTTCAATCAACTTGTGCAGCCAGCCATTCACCCAAGAtagcaacaaaaatacaagaacAGTGCCGATACACACGGTAATAGACAGTCGGTGCTGTGGCGTTAAAGATCATATTTATCGGATCTCCTCCGAGGTGCGGATGGACATCTTTTAGTTTTGctttgttgctgttttatGACACTGACAAAGGTCCACCACGTCTTGCGTCTTCTCTCTGCAGGCAATGGATTACCTTCCATTTGAGGGTCTTGTTAGTCTAAAGAACCCTCAGCATGTCTTCTGCTTGCTGGAAGATTACGGCACTGACCCAAACAACATCCCTCAGCATCCATATTACATTTACTTTGGCCGTTGGGTGAGAATCTGGAGGAACGTGCCCAAATAATGTACATCCGTGGCGCTTATTACTGACGAAGCtcccgtcccgtcccgtcccgtcccgtcccgCAGATTGCGGATGGCCAGCGTGAATTGATTCGTTCTCACAGTGTGAAAAAGCGACACTTCATTGGAAACACCAGCATGGATGCAGGTCTCTCCTTCATCATGGCCAACCACGCCAAGGTCAAAGAGCACGATCTGGTCTTTGACCCGTTTGTCGGCACCGGTGAGTTTGTGAGCTACTGTGTTTCTCTCACGCAGGACCGAAAATTGCCAAGATTCCAGTTTGGAATGAAATTGTGCTCTCTCTTCGGGTTTGTTCAAGGAAGCCTTTTGGTTGCTTGTTCCCATTTTGGAGCCTATGTGTGTGGATCCGATATCGATTACAACACTATCCATGGCAAAGGTAATCatgcttttattattttctcgACGTGGAAATGTAGCAGACTGAATTTAGGATCTCATTCAACTGCATCCATCACCCAGCATGATAtgattattctttattttttttgcgccAGGAAGGTCGAGTCGCAAAGACCAGAAGTGGCGAGGACCGGACGAGAACATCCGAGCCAACCTACGACAGTACGGAAGCGAGAAATTG
This DNA window, taken from Syngnathus acus chromosome 16, fSynAcu1.2, whole genome shotgun sequence, encodes the following:
- the LOC119135401 gene encoding tRNA (guanine(10)-N2)-methyltransferase homolog isoform X2; this encodes MARSVCAKSAFELWGHGRNHNELRTSLLSYPVEKMLPFLRKDSTYRINVYTFNKSLDFTERVKRIDAMDYLPFEGLVSLKNPQHVFCLLEDYGTDPNNIPQHPYYIYFGRWIADGQRELIRSHSVKKRHFIGNTSMDAGLSFIMANHAKVKEHDLVFDPFVGTGSLLVACSHFGAYVCGSDIDYNTIHGKGRSSRKDQKWRGPDENIRANLRQYGSEKLYVDVMVSDASKPVWRENALFDAIITDPPYGIRESTRRTGSQRESAKAVECVYAESHVPVSQSYHMSQILADMLNFSAHRLVMGGRLVYWLPVYRPEYCEEMVPLHPCLRLISNCEQILSSHTARRLITVEKVREPEELDSLAHVSDSCFSAYQGHNAFREKYFSGLNKRLHKENKSD
- the LOC119135401 gene encoding tRNA (guanine(10)-N2)-methyltransferase homolog isoform X1, giving the protein MAAPCRRACLPYLFHLAQDNLDFRLPEIEALLALRGKRFSPWTNFKEKCPFWCLEDLTEDDVCCVMARSVCAKSAFELWGHGRNHNELRTSLLSYPVEKMLPFLRKDSTYRINVYTFNKSLDFTERVKRIDAMDYLPFEGLVSLKNPQHVFCLLEDYGTDPNNIPQHPYYIYFGRWIADGQRELIRSHSVKKRHFIGNTSMDAGLSFIMANHAKVKEHDLVFDPFVGTGSLLVACSHFGAYVCGSDIDYNTIHGKGRSSRKDQKWRGPDENIRANLRQYGSEKLYVDVMVSDASKPVWRENALFDAIITDPPYGIRESTRRTGSQRESAKAVECVYAESHVPVSQSYHMSQILADMLNFSAHRLVMGGRLVYWLPVYRPEYCEEMVPLHPCLRLISNCEQILSSHTARRLITVEKVREPEELDSLAHVSDSCFSAYQGHNAFREKYFSGLNKRLHKENKSD
- the LOC119135409 gene encoding histidine triad nucleotide-binding protein 3-like, which encodes MEAADVNLTQPVQDVSKTDGYEKKCIFCKIVNHEMDTDLLHCDEDISCFRDIKPGAPHHYLVVPTKHVGNCKSLRKQHVPLVKQMVEIGKEILRKNNVTDLSDVRFGFHWPPFCSVAHLHLHVLAPASQMSFMSRLFYRLNSYWFITVEQLIELLNSKEESS